CCCCACAACGCTACGAACATATTGTCGAGCCATAGCAGCCACATTTTCCTGTAAGTGATTCTCATAAGTGAACTGGAAGGCAATAGTCAAGACCGACCGGAGGTTGTAGGTGCTCAAATCAGCTTCACCACCAGAGCGTGCACCGTTGGCACCGACTTCAAGAGTAGAAGCCAAATCCAATGTTCGATTAGCAGTGGGCTCATCCTGCAATATGGGGGAAACATAGCCAAGGAAAGCAAATTaacttatgattttaaaaggGGATGTGTCCAATAAATACAGAAACAGACCGTTTTTGGATCCAGGGGTATGACACGAAAACCAGAAGGAAGTAATGGAGCATCATCGGCAAAAGATTCATCTATAGGCGCAAACACAAGCTGAGCACAAGCTCCAACTGCATTCTCATCAACTCCATTACAGAGCTGccatgaagaagaaaacacaTCACGAGAGAAAAACATCGCATTCGATAAGATCCAACTTACACATTGTAATAAACTAACCTGCAATAAGTACATATCTCGTCCAGCCAAAGCAACATCTTCAGGGGAGAATGCAAGGCCCTCCAGCCGAACCACCTCCAGAAACTGTACAAAGACGACGCTATATTTATAGTAAAAGGAAAACCTGCAGGAATTTCTCTGATAGGTAGGAATCATTACCTCTTCGTGCTCGACAGTGTGAGCAAGAGGCAAAATAACCTGGCTGCTAGGGAAACCACCTGGCCTTGCGCATGGAACAGCATATGGACTGGCTTTTAAACTCGCGGCAGAGTAGGCATCAACTCCATAATCAGCCCATTCAGATCGATGCTCCCTCAAGAAACGAATAAGCAAAGCAGGGGGAACATTCTGTAGACGAGTAGACGAATTAAGATTGAAACCAAGTACTTCCGAGTAGAAGAGTAGACGCATAAAGTCAACCAAATACACACCTGAAGCAACATTGATGCTTTTGCACACATCACTCCACCAAAAGAGGGATACATAGACGTTTTATACTGTGACCCAGGTAACTTGTTTGCTGATGAGTTTATGACAATTGTCACATCCTCCAAACCATCGCTGCTCATAGCTGACCAACCATCATCCGCAAACCCATTAACAGCGTCGTTGAAACCCCTAAAGACCATTTTAGGATTAGAACTAAATCACCAAGGACTATTTTCTCCATAGTAAATAAACCAGTTATGTTCATGCAAACACAACCTGCAGAGTTTCTGACCGAACGTTCGTAATACAGCTGGTTGACGTCCCCCACTATATTGGATCTCTCCACTAGTCTCTTGTGCAATTTGTCTAATGTGACGCAATGCCTGTAAGACGAATTTGTCCCACACAGTAAGAACAGATATGATTTGCTTGtcaagagaatgaaacatcatGGGACAATTCTTACAGCGATCGTCATTTTCTGAGCAAGGATCTTGGATGACTCATAAAGCGGTCTAAGAACTTCAGGGACACTCCAAACCTACAGATGAACAGaaggaagatgaaaaaaaaagtgtataaacaataaaaaaaaacatgctgATTGAATACTTTAGTTGAAAGCTCACATCCAAATCAATGTGGTCAACAATGTGAATAATAGATCCACCACCCTCGCATGCTCGTATTAGATAACCACTAGGAAGCATTTCAGCTCTCACAAAAGTAGATGGCGGAGGCCCTGCTGGACCACCACTTGAAGTAGTTAATGACCTTTCACAGACCTGCAAATTAATCCAAAACAACAGTTGCAATCAGGGCTCACCATATCCAAATGAAAAACAAGTGTTTCAAAGTTATGATGAATAAATCTACCACTAGACTGCCATCTTCTAAACTTGTTGTATATCTCATGGTCCAGAAGTCACGTGCAGCTGCTAATGTCGTTGGAGCGTAAGTCTAACGAGGAAAAACGATGGAATTAGAAACGGTAGAATGAAAAATTAACCATGAAagtgagagaaagaaaagtatTAGGTAACCTGCATATATATGAGCTCTATTGTTCCCCCATTTCCAGTAGGGATTACACTTAAAACATTAAGACAGCGACAGTCACGATACCATGAAAGGCGATCTTTGAGAATTTCGGCAACCTGCATCAATCAAATTTCAGGTTCATTATGCTCACACAAGAAAGTTGCCACGATCAAACCATCATCTTCAAACAGCAAGTACCTTCATTGGCTCTAGACTAACAAGACCACAGGCTCGCGCTGCTACCCCACTGCAGTTGCGGGAAACAGCAACGATTCCAATAGAATCCGGACCAGGCTGTGCAAATTAGACATTTAGTCATTAAGAACGTTAAGTAAACCTTGACCCCAATCATTCAAAGAGAACTTACCTTCATCCCAATCATCTGGACCCAGTCGACAGCAGTTCCTGTAGCCTTGGAAAGGAACTCTGCCAGGGTCTCCTCGGCTATTGCAAGAAGACTACGGCACCCAATTCATAAAAGCACTTTAAATATTAGAATGCTGAAGAAAAAAGTAGTGCGATATGCAGCAAGATGATAAACATACTGACCCAGCTGGGTTGTTTGCATCCCTATTAGAATGCTGAGGATTTGGGTTTTGCTGTTGTTGGGGCTGACCGCTCATGACTACAGACTCACAGCTATTGTCTGTAGTCGTCCCAGATGTCTGTTCATCAGAAAAGAAGAGCTAAGATTAAGAAATAGCAATCATAATAGCACATTAGTTAAAGACAAAGATGAAGGTCATAGTTCTAAAAGGGATTACACTATGCAGTTGCTGGCGCATAAATCCATTCTCATACACTAAATGGGACACCTGCTTCTGTAAACGGTCATTCTCCTCCATCAATAACTTGTTCATCGCAGACAACTTTCGGTTTACGCTCTGGAGGCGAGAAGATTCCTTCCTCTGCTTCTCCCGGCATCTAACAGAGAATAATGGAAAAAAGGAACTGTGAAATTGTTTTGGCACTGGTGCAGTAAGAAGTTTAATTGGAGATGATGTGCAGTAAGAACTGTGAATAATGGAAAACTTGCGGCTTGGAGACAATATTAGAAAACTAACCAGAAGGTTATATAGTTTTAGTTCAAATCCAAACAATTAAAGACAGTAGTCAAGCACTTGAATGAACTTTAACCCCAAAGCACAGAAGTTCTATGGACAAAAGTGgttattttcaatcaaaagCATCACTTCCTTACAAACCCATCTCCCATAGCTATTCAACTCCTTGCCCAGATGTACCACAAGCTCATACCCCAAAACCAAAACTAATGACAGTATTGCAGAtagcaaaaacaaacaaacaaaaacacttAGTACATGTTTTCTGAAAGAGAGATTATCgttctgaaaagaaaagagaatagaaGCAACAAATAGAATAATACCTGCGGTTTTGAAACCAAACTTTGATCTGTTTGGGCTCAATATTAGAAAGGATTGGGCACTCTCTAATGAGCTGCTGCCTTCTAAGAGAACTGGGCTTTGGACATTCTGCATAGACTCTCTCTAATGCCTCAACTTGTTCAGGTGTATACCGTACGTATTTGCTTGTATCCATCTGTTGGTTTGATGAGTCTTTGTGCATTACAAGCGCCATGAACCTTTTGAAACGAACTGGAACAAAGGAAGATTCAAAACCCACCAAAAAGAAAGCCTCAAGGACTGAAATTTTTTGACTGAGAAAAAAGGGAAGTTAGCAGCAAAATGGGATTTGAGGGTCGTCTTGGTCTTCTTCTTGAGCTGTGTTGGTGTTGGTGTTGTTAGTGTTTTTACCGGGCAGGCTCTCTCCTCCAAGAGAGCCTCCTCTCTCCTTCATCAGTTAGTGCTCTGCTTCTTCCTCAAAGCACACAGGTTGAAGAAGAGCATGAACAGAGTCCTCTGCTCTTTATCACACAAAAACATCAATTtcgaggaaaaaagaaaatccaaaaccaaaacccacagaaagaaaagcaaaagacGTGGACAGAGAAAGTATTATAAacacaagaaaacaaatatcCAATGGCAATCCAAAAGCCAGGTGGCTAATTCCTCTTCCCAactttctctccctctctctctctctctctctctctctgggtTTTTCtgcaaacaaataaaaattgaaaatcccACTGAGTGAtgtgaaaattcaaaagaaaagaaaagaaaaagaaggattaATGGAGAGTAGGCAGTGTCAGAGAGAGGCTGAGAGGGgcatttgttttatttaaagcCTGTCCCATAAACTCAGAAGGCCACAGAGGAAGAACGGTTCTTTTGAATAATGGGttctgttcttcatcttcatttctcaatctctaagaaaaaaaaaaaaactaattctATTGTTATGTATCTGAAAGAGAAGAGGAGTTTATTAGGTGAATACGAAGTAGCGGAGAGGGAAAGTGGCCAAAATTATTACCTTTGGCCTTTGGACTTTTGCCAACTTTATCTTTGGCATTATTCACTATCATTTCTGTTTTTGTGCTATTTTCTTAACTGGCTAATCTTTTACATTCAACAATACCTAAAGATTTGGTCTTTTAGATCCATGTTGGTGTTTCTAACTCTAGCATTTTAGGTATACCTCCTCCATTTTTTGTCATACAATTTGTTCCCAATCACTTCACCTTCTTATAGCGGTTTTAGTAAGTTTAGTTTCTTTGGGTTTGCAATTACTCGTGTGCATGCACTTTGAGATGGTTGTATCTCCCAGAAGCTAAAGCTGAATAAGTTGCAACGTTCATGATCTTAGATCAATCCAGTTCAACTAATTCTACTTTCGAATCCTCTATAAACTTGTCAAACCAACAACCAATTAAATATCTTTAGCTAGCTAAGAGTACTAGGCACGATATCCAAATATATGCGTATGTATGCTCAAAGTCAATGAAAGAAAGTGGTAATAAAGGAAGCAACTTTACAAATAGCTATGAACACAAgcagtaaaaaaatgatttatctTCTAAATAGAGGA
This sequence is a window from Cucurbita pepo subsp. pepo cultivar mu-cu-16 chromosome LG19, ASM280686v2, whole genome shotgun sequence. Protein-coding genes within it:
- the LOC111781776 gene encoding homeobox-leucine zipper protein ATHB-14, whose translation is MALVMHKDSSNQQMDTSKYVRYTPEQVEALERVYAECPKPSSLRRQQLIRECPILSNIEPKQIKVWFQNRRCREKQRKESSRLQSVNRKLSAMNKLLMEENDRLQKQVSHLVYENGFMRQQLHSTSGTTTDNSCESVVMSGQPQQQQNPNPQHSNRDANNPAGLLAIAEETLAEFLSKATGTAVDWVQMIGMKPGPDSIGIVAVSRNCSGVAARACGLVSLEPMKVAEILKDRLSWYRDCRCLNVLSVIPTGNGGTIELIYMQTYAPTTLAAARDFWTMRYTTSLEDGSLVVCERSLTTSSGGPAGPPPSTFVRAEMLPSGYLIRACEGGGSIIHIVDHIDLDVWSVPEVLRPLYESSKILAQKMTIAALRHIRQIAQETSGEIQYSGGRQPAVLRTFGQKLCRGFNDAVNGFADDGWSAMSSDGLEDVTIVINSSANKLPGSQYKTSMYPSFGGVMCAKASMLLQNVPPALLIRFLREHRSEWADYGVDAYSAASLKASPYAVPCARPGGFPSSQVILPLAHTVEHEEFLEVVRLEGLAFSPEDVALAGRDMYLLQLCNGVDENAVGACAQLVFAPIDESFADDAPLLPSGFRVIPLDPKTDEPTANRTLDLASTLEVGANGARSGGEADLSTYNLRSVLTIAFQFTYENHLQENVAAMARQYVRSVVGSVQRVAMAIAPSQLSSNIGIKPLPGSPEALTLARWICRSYRIHVGAELLQADSQSGDAMLKQLWHHSDAIMCCSVKANASAVFTFANQAGLDMLETTLVGLQDIMLDKILDEAGRKILCSEFPKIMQQGFTNLPSGICVSSMGRPISYEQGVAWKVLNDDDSNHCLAFMFINWSFV